A DNA window from Undibacterium sp. YM2 contains the following coding sequences:
- a CDS encoding 3-hydroxyacyl-CoA dehydrogenase NAD-binding domain-containing protein: MINYSKDEHQIVTLNIDMPGLSVNTMNAAFRDALASAAARLEEEKEQVSGVILTSGKDSFFAGGDLRELISIQDAKTCLEMVEKNKAVLRRLEKLGKPVVAAINGSALGGGLELALACHYRIALNNAKAKIGFPEVTLGLLPGAGGVVRTVRLLGLQEAMPYLLEGKQVSPAAAVKAGLVHAIASSHEDMLQQAKAWILANPQAQQPWDDAAYKLPGGAANSAKLLPMIMVAPAMLREKTRGNYPAPEAILAAMVEGAQVDFDNALKIEGRYFTHLATGQVAKNMIGTLFFQMQEISSGKSRPRNIPKSKISKLGVIGAGMMGAGIAAASAARGIHTILKEQTQQKAEQGKTGIANSLHKKVAQGRLSAENAANQLELIQPTASATDFSGCDLIIEAVFENRELKASVSSEAENMLAANGIMASNTSTLPINGLAKAVSNPERFIGIHFFSPVEKMQLVEIIKGKQTSETTLARAYDYVLQIGKTPIVVNDSRGFFTSRVFASFVNEGLSMLAEGLPAALIENAALSVGMPVGPLAVQDEVSLSLSRQVAAQTKADLEAEGKNWQAPASAAIINAMLDEHQRAGKAAGAGFYEYPADGGKKYLWPELSALFGKAGHSLPYTDLQDRFLYIQAIETLRCLDEGVLESTRDANIGSIFGIGFPAWTGGAVQYVHHVGSQAFARRAAELRSLYGERFSLPENYLRLIQTGAHD, encoded by the coding sequence ATGATCAATTACAGCAAAGACGAACATCAGATAGTCACTCTCAACATCGACATGCCGGGCTTGTCAGTGAATACCATGAACGCGGCATTTCGCGATGCACTGGCATCTGCCGCAGCCAGGCTGGAAGAAGAAAAAGAGCAAGTCAGCGGCGTCATTCTGACATCTGGCAAAGACAGTTTTTTCGCTGGTGGCGATTTGCGTGAACTCATCAGCATACAAGATGCCAAAACCTGCCTGGAGATGGTGGAGAAAAACAAGGCAGTATTGCGTCGCCTGGAAAAACTGGGCAAACCGGTAGTTGCCGCCATCAATGGCAGTGCCCTTGGCGGCGGCCTGGAGTTGGCGCTGGCCTGCCATTACCGCATAGCCCTGAATAATGCCAAAGCAAAAATTGGCTTCCCTGAAGTGACGCTGGGATTATTGCCAGGCGCTGGCGGTGTGGTGCGTACTGTACGCCTGCTGGGCTTGCAGGAGGCCATGCCTTATCTGCTCGAAGGCAAGCAGGTTTCTCCTGCAGCAGCCGTCAAGGCTGGCCTGGTACATGCCATCGCCAGCAGCCATGAAGACATGTTGCAGCAGGCTAAAGCATGGATACTGGCAAACCCGCAGGCACAGCAGCCTTGGGATGATGCTGCCTATAAATTGCCAGGTGGCGCAGCCAACTCTGCCAAGCTGCTGCCGATGATCATGGTAGCACCTGCCATGTTGCGCGAAAAAACCAGGGGCAATTATCCAGCGCCCGAAGCCATACTGGCAGCCATGGTAGAAGGTGCGCAAGTTGATTTTGATAACGCCCTGAAAATTGAAGGTCGTTACTTCACACATCTGGCAACTGGCCAGGTCGCCAAGAACATGATAGGCACCCTGTTCTTCCAGATGCAGGAAATCAGTTCTGGCAAAAGCCGACCACGGAATATCCCGAAATCAAAAATCAGCAAACTCGGCGTCATTGGTGCTGGCATGATGGGAGCAGGCATAGCCGCTGCCAGTGCAGCGCGCGGCATACATACAATATTAAAAGAACAGACACAGCAAAAAGCTGAGCAGGGCAAGACCGGTATTGCCAACAGCCTGCATAAAAAAGTCGCCCAGGGTCGCCTGTCTGCAGAAAACGCAGCGAATCAGCTTGAACTGATACAGCCTACTGCAAGCGCTACTGATTTTTCAGGATGCGACCTCATCATCGAAGCCGTGTTTGAAAACCGTGAGCTCAAGGCCAGCGTCAGCAGCGAGGCGGAAAACATGCTGGCTGCAAATGGCATCATGGCCAGTAATACCTCTACCCTGCCGATCAACGGCCTGGCAAAAGCCGTCAGTAATCCTGAGCGCTTCATAGGCATACACTTCTTTTCACCCGTCGAGAAAATGCAGTTGGTGGAAATCATCAAGGGCAAGCAAACCAGTGAGACCACACTGGCACGCGCTTATGACTATGTACTGCAGATAGGCAAGACACCCATCGTCGTCAATGACTCTCGTGGCTTTTTCACCAGCCGGGTGTTTGCCAGTTTTGTCAACGAGGGCCTGAGTATGCTGGCAGAAGGCTTGCCTGCTGCACTGATAGAAAATGCTGCACTCTCGGTTGGCATGCCGGTGGGGCCACTGGCAGTGCAGGATGAAGTGTCACTGAGCCTGTCACGCCAGGTCGCAGCGCAAACCAAGGCTGATCTGGAAGCCGAAGGCAAAAACTGGCAGGCCCCCGCATCTGCGGCCATCATCAATGCCATGCTTGATGAACATCAACGCGCAGGCAAGGCTGCCGGTGCGGGGTTTTATGAATATCCTGCAGATGGTGGCAAGAAGTATCTGTGGCCCGAGCTAAGCGCATTATTTGGTAAAGCAGGACACAGCCTGCCCTACACCGATTTGCAAGACAGGTTCCTCTACATACAGGCTATAGAAACCCTGCGTTGCCTTGATGAAGGTGTGCTGGAGTCAACTCGCGATGCCAATATAGGTTCGATTTTTGGCATAGGTTTTCCGGCATGGACGGGTGGTGCAGTGCAATATGTGCATCATGTGGGCTCACAGGCATTTGCCAGGCGTGCAGCAGAATTGCGGTCACTCTATGGAGAACGCTTCTCTCTGCCGGAAAATTATCTGAGACTGATACAAACCGGTGCTCATGATTGA
- a CDS encoding MBL fold metallo-hydrolase RNA specificity domain-containing protein produces MKLHFLGAAGTVTGSRYLLVSDRSHIMVDCGLFQGYKQLRLRNWEDPPFDPSKVDAILLTHAHLDHSGYIPLMVKQGFKGKIYCSKATFALCKLLLRDSAHLFEEEAAYLNRHHLSKHEQALPLYDSNDVAKALKHFHYIDEHTSIKIADDVQAKWIPNGHILGSCSISLKMEQTSLLFSGDVGRPRDYIMKAPEFPERTDYLIVESTYGDRLHSNSVPENDLRDVINSAVQRGGSVLIPSFAVGRAQTLLYLLYQLRKNKQIHDFPIYLDSPMSESATSIYSHYADSLKLSAEDIAGMTAMTTYVRTPEESQRLNNERWPKVIISASGMATGGRVLHHMKYIAPDDRNTIVFCGHQAGGTRGEKLINGASTVRIHGQDIRVRAKIVMVDGLSAHADYEEMLGWLKHLKHPPLRSFITHGEPAAADHLRQQIERELGWRCEVPEHLSSYKIEGQTLTSLHPQIL; encoded by the coding sequence ATCAAACTGCATTTCTTGGGTGCCGCTGGCACTGTGACTGGCTCACGTTATCTGCTGGTGTCGGACCGCAGCCACATCATGGTGGATTGCGGCTTGTTCCAGGGTTACAAGCAACTGCGTTTGCGTAACTGGGAAGATCCCCCCTTTGATCCATCGAAAGTCGATGCGATTTTACTGACTCATGCCCATCTTGATCACTCTGGATATATCCCATTGATGGTCAAACAGGGGTTCAAAGGCAAGATTTACTGTAGCAAGGCCACATTCGCGCTCTGTAAATTATTATTGCGCGATTCTGCCCATCTGTTTGAAGAAGAAGCAGCCTACCTGAACCGTCACCACCTGTCCAAGCATGAGCAGGCCCTGCCTTTGTATGACAGTAATGACGTTGCCAAGGCACTCAAGCATTTCCATTACATTGACGAACATACCAGCATCAAGATAGCCGATGACGTGCAGGCAAAATGGATACCGAACGGGCACATCCTGGGTTCTTGCAGCATTTCTTTAAAAATGGAACAGACCAGCCTGTTATTTTCTGGCGATGTCGGGAGGCCGCGCGATTACATCATGAAGGCGCCAGAATTCCCGGAAAGAACTGACTACCTCATCGTAGAATCAACTTACGGTGATCGATTGCACAGTAACAGTGTTCCCGAAAACGATTTGCGCGATGTCATCAATAGCGCCGTACAACGTGGTGGCTCGGTGCTGATACCCTCGTTTGCCGTTGGGCGTGCTCAAACACTGCTGTATCTGTTATACCAGCTGCGCAAGAACAAGCAGATACATGACTTTCCGATTTATCTGGACAGCCCCATGTCTGAAAGTGCGACGAGCATCTATAGTCACTATGCCGACTCACTGAAGCTCTCGGCTGAAGATATTGCGGGCATGACGGCCATGACCACATATGTCAGGACGCCGGAAGAATCCCAGCGACTGAACAATGAGCGCTGGCCCAAAGTCATCATCTCTGCCAGCGGCATGGCCACTGGTGGGCGGGTGTTGCATCACATGAAATACATCGCGCCCGACGACAGGAACACCATCGTTTTTTGCGGCCATCAGGCTGGTGGCACAAGAGGCGAGAAATTGATCAATGGTGCAAGCACCGTGCGTATTCACGGCCAGGATATCAGGGTACGCGCCAAGATAGTGATGGTTGACGGTTTATCCGCCCATGCTGACTATGAAGAAATGCTGGGATGGCTGAAACACCTGAAGCATCCGCCTCTGCGCAGTTTCATCACTCACGGCGAGCCAGCAGCGGCTGATCATTTGCGCCAGCAGATAGAGCGCGAACTGGGCTGGCGCTGCGAAGTTCCTGAGCATTTATCCAGTTACAAGATAGAAGGCCAAACTCTGACTTCCCTGCATCCGCAAATACTGTGA
- a CDS encoding CapA family protein produces MKLKFLSHLLAAFILTGTLAQTAQAQTQDDSVSILFAGDVVLDGKPGKMIAEGKDPFFAFAKLFKSTDIRVVNLECVVATTGDAADKNFTFRAHPRTLATLKQHVDAVSIANNHSGDFGRGAFQEMLALLDQQQIKRFGGGNNLREAHTPVIIEKKGLRIALLGYNEYMPRSFEAEAQAAGVAWSEDEQVVLDIRKARQQYHADLVIPFMHWGWENDKLAVDRQRQLARLMLDAGADAIIGGHPHVIQDVEHYKGKPIIYSLGNFVMDELDNEPQTRGWVIRLQLDKKGVKAWDTRLAKINDDGVPHPVPEASTACWNRKDGQLRQCSNAE; encoded by the coding sequence ATGAAACTCAAGTTTTTAAGTCATCTGCTGGCAGCATTTATTCTGACTGGCACGCTCGCACAAACAGCCCAGGCCCAGACACAAGACGACAGTGTCAGCATATTGTTTGCCGGCGACGTCGTCCTTGATGGCAAGCCAGGAAAAATGATTGCTGAGGGCAAAGACCCGTTTTTTGCCTTTGCCAAATTATTCAAAAGTACTGACATTCGCGTCGTCAACCTCGAATGTGTAGTGGCCACGACGGGTGATGCTGCCGACAAGAACTTCACCTTCCGTGCCCATCCCCGTACCCTTGCTACGCTGAAGCAGCATGTTGATGCAGTGTCGATTGCGAATAATCATTCCGGTGATTTTGGCCGTGGGGCTTTCCAGGAAATGCTGGCCTTACTCGATCAGCAGCAGATCAAACGCTTTGGCGGTGGCAATAATTTGCGTGAAGCGCACACACCAGTGATCATAGAAAAGAAAGGCTTGCGGATCGCCCTGCTGGGTTACAACGAGTACATGCCGCGCAGCTTTGAAGCGGAAGCGCAGGCAGCCGGTGTAGCCTGGAGCGAAGATGAACAGGTAGTACTTGACATACGTAAGGCACGTCAGCAATACCATGCCGATCTGGTCATACCCTTCATGCACTGGGGCTGGGAAAATGACAAGCTCGCCGTTGACAGGCAACGCCAGTTAGCCAGGCTGATGTTAGATGCTGGTGCCGATGCCATCATCGGCGGTCATCCCCATGTGATACAGGATGTTGAGCATTACAAGGGCAAGCCCATCATATACAGCCTCGGTAATTTCGTCATGGATGAGCTAGACAATGAACCGCAAACCCGTGGCTGGGTCATCCGCCTGCAACTCGATAAAAAGGGTGTCAAAGCCTGGGATACACGTTTGGCCAAGATAAATGATGATGGCGTGCCCCACCCTGTACCCGAGGCCAGCACGGCGTGCTGGAACCGCAAGGATGGGCAGCTCAGGCAATGCAGCAACGCTGAATGA
- a CDS encoding 2Fe-2S iron-sulfur cluster-binding protein yields the protein MSKQDVLGNKVWTVTIQPQGWTCEAQDELSLLEAALLEGIRIPNSCRNGTCRTCMCQMRAGEIRYQIDWPGLSLEEKQEGWILPCVAQACSDVVLDVPAAVKV from the coding sequence ATGAGTAAGCAGGATGTGTTAGGGAATAAGGTATGGACTGTGACCATACAACCCCAGGGCTGGACTTGCGAAGCCCAGGATGAACTCAGCCTGCTGGAAGCTGCTTTGCTGGAAGGCATACGCATTCCCAATTCATGCCGCAACGGTACCTGCCGCACCTGCATGTGCCAGATGCGGGCCGGGGAGATACGCTACCAGATAGACTGGCCAGGACTGAGCCTGGAAGAAAAGCAGGAGGGCTGGATATTGCCCTGCGTCGCCCAGGCATGCTCGGATGTTGTACTGGATGTGCCCGCAGCCGTCAAAGTGTAG